A single genomic interval of Celeribacter indicus harbors:
- a CDS encoding LacI family DNA-binding transcriptional regulator has product MTISDLSQALSLTKGTISRALNGYPDISEATRIRVIRAAQAMGYRPLSHAQAIRTGRSQSLALVIHLAEPDAYRPFLAEFLAGLTQAASAEGWTITIATADTEADSLRLMRDLVQERKADGFILPRVHRDDPRIAALAALDTPFICYGRPKDAERMSFFDIDSEAAMSEAVGKLAALGHRRIGYIGSAQSYAFSHHRHAGYRAGLALAGMDPAPELVEAAVSREESVAAAAALLRLARPPTAILCATDVLASGVYDAAAAAGLEIGADLSVIGYDNAPEAQAMWPRLATFAVDNRAAGAALGRMLIARITEPEHPPSQMILPAEFRPGGSIGQPARTPEQLAQHLARRREGMTF; this is encoded by the coding sequence GTGACGATCAGCGATCTGTCGCAGGCCCTGAGCCTGACGAAAGGCACGATTTCGCGGGCGCTGAACGGCTATCCCGATATTTCGGAGGCCACGCGTATCCGCGTGATCCGTGCGGCTCAGGCGATGGGCTACAGGCCCCTCAGCCATGCTCAGGCGATCCGGACCGGGCGCAGCCAGTCGCTCGCCCTCGTCATCCACCTGGCGGAACCCGACGCCTACCGGCCTTTCCTCGCGGAATTCCTCGCCGGGCTGACGCAGGCGGCCTCCGCCGAGGGCTGGACCATCACCATTGCCACCGCGGATACCGAGGCGGACAGCCTGCGCCTGATGCGCGACCTCGTGCAGGAGCGCAAGGCGGACGGATTCATCCTGCCGCGCGTTCACCGGGACGATCCCCGGATCGCGGCTCTGGCGGCGCTGGACACGCCGTTCATTTGCTATGGACGGCCGAAGGACGCCGAAAGGATGTCCTTTTTTGATATCGACAGCGAAGCCGCCATGAGTGAGGCGGTCGGAAAGCTTGCCGCGCTCGGCCATCGCCGGATCGGCTATATCGGCAGCGCGCAAAGCTACGCCTTCTCGCATCACCGGCACGCCGGCTATCGCGCGGGCCTGGCGCTGGCGGGCATGGATCCGGCGCCGGAGCTCGTCGAGGCAGCGGTGAGCCGGGAGGAGAGCGTCGCGGCGGCGGCGGCGCTTCTGCGACTGGCACGCCCGCCCACCGCCATCCTCTGCGCCACCGATGTGCTGGCGAGCGGTGTCTACGATGCCGCGGCGGCGGCCGGTCTCGAAATCGGGGCCGATCTGTCGGTGATCGGCTATGACAACGCGCCGGAGGCGCAGGCGATGTGGCCACGGCTCGCGACCTTCGCCGTCGACAATCGCGCGGCGGGCGCTGCGCTCGGCCGCATGCTGATCGCCCGGATCACCGAGCCGGAGCACCCGCCGTCGCAGATGATCCTTCCGGCCGAGTTCCGCCCCGGCGGTTCAATCGGCCAGCCCGCAAGAACGCCGGAACAGCTGGCGCAGCACCTTGCCCGCCGCCGGGAGGGCATGACGTTCTGA
- a CDS encoding ABC transporter substrate-binding protein, translating into MRFRHPLLLTGAAAAVALSGIAASAETLRFWTTEEQPDRLAKQEEMARAFEEQSGNTVEVIPVTESELGTRATAAFAAGDLPDVVYHTLQYALPWAEAGILDPDAATDVIEELGEDTFAPGALGMATLGDGYASVPVDGWTQMILYRKDLFDEAGLEPPTTYAAVEAAVEALHNPPEMYGFVAATRVDENFMSQVLEHIFLANGVSPVDENGFKPLDEAKTTEVLEFYKTLADASPPGDLYWDQSRTLYFSGNAAMIVWSPFILDELAGLRDSDPPTINDDPTSTELASRTGIVTTFAGPSNPEGAAWAEIHYFGITSDAATDEAIDFVLYAMDEGYMQTLSIAPEGMFPVRRGTADEPEIFAQEWAALPVGVDRQAPLGDLYAQEMIDEIVGGLDAARRWGVEEGQLALASRMINSGVINRVVRDYIDGRIDVAEAYTRLNDELGAID; encoded by the coding sequence ATGAGATTTCGACACCCATTGCTTTTGACGGGCGCAGCCGCGGCCGTTGCGCTTTCAGGCATCGCCGCTTCCGCCGAGACCTTGCGCTTCTGGACCACCGAGGAGCAGCCGGACCGGCTGGCGAAACAGGAGGAGATGGCGCGCGCCTTCGAGGAACAGAGCGGTAACACGGTCGAGGTGATCCCGGTGACGGAGAGCGAACTCGGCACCCGTGCCACCGCCGCCTTCGCGGCCGGCGACCTGCCGGACGTGGTCTATCACACGCTGCAATATGCCCTGCCCTGGGCGGAGGCGGGCATTCTCGATCCGGATGCCGCGACCGATGTGATCGAGGAGCTGGGCGAGGACACCTTCGCCCCCGGTGCGCTCGGCATGGCGACGTTGGGCGACGGCTATGCCTCGGTGCCGGTGGACGGCTGGACGCAGATGATCCTCTATCGCAAGGACCTGTTCGACGAGGCCGGGCTGGAGCCGCCGACGACCTATGCGGCAGTGGAGGCGGCGGTGGAGGCGCTGCACAATCCGCCGGAGATGTACGGCTTCGTGGCCGCAACGCGGGTGGACGAGAACTTCATGTCGCAGGTGCTCGAACATATCTTCCTCGCCAACGGGGTGAGCCCGGTGGACGAGAACGGTTTCAAGCCGCTCGACGAGGCGAAGACGACCGAAGTTCTTGAATTCTACAAGACGCTCGCCGATGCCTCGCCGCCGGGCGATCTTTACTGGGACCAGTCGCGCACGCTCTATTTCTCCGGCAATGCCGCGATGATCGTCTGGTCGCCCTTCATCCTCGACGAGCTTGCAGGGCTGCGCGACAGCGACCCGCCCACCATCAACGACGACCCGACCTCGACCGAGCTTGCCTCGAGGACCGGCATCGTGACGACCTTCGCGGGGCCGTCCAACCCTGAAGGCGCGGCCTGGGCCGAAATCCACTATTTCGGCATCACCTCGGACGCCGCCACCGACGAAGCGATCGACTTCGTGCTCTATGCGATGGACGAAGGCTACATGCAGACGCTCTCCATCGCACCCGAGGGCATGTTCCCGGTGCGGCGCGGGACGGCGGATGAGCCGGAGATTTTCGCGCAGGAATGGGCCGCACTGCCGGTGGGCGTGGACCGCCAGGCCCCGCTCGGGGATCTCTACGCGCAGGAGATGATCGACGAGATCGTCGGCGGCCTCGACGCGGCGCGGCGCTGGGGGGTCGAGGAGGGCCAACTCGCCCTTGCCTCCAGGATGATCAATTCCGGCGTGATCAACCGCGTGGTGCGGGACTATATCGACGGCCGGATCGACGTCGCCGAGGCCTACACGCGGCTCAACGACGAACTCGGTGCGATCGACTGA
- the urtE gene encoding urea ABC transporter ATP-binding subunit UrtE, translating into MLDVKDLSLHYGGSQILYDVDISAKAGEVTCVMGTNGVGKTSLLKAISGTHPRSGGTMTLDGEDVGRVPAHELAKKGLAVVPQGRMIFPLLTVKENLESGFACLPKSEHVIPDEIFELFPILKQFMHRRGGDLSGGQQQQLAIARALIIKPKLLLLDEPTEGIQPNIIQQIGRVISLLRDRGDMAIVLVEQYFEFAYDLADQLVFMERGRVTSRHAKSEITKEEAARVFRIA; encoded by the coding sequence ATGCTGGATGTCAAAGACCTGTCCCTTCACTACGGCGGCTCGCAAATCCTCTATGACGTGGACATTTCCGCGAAGGCCGGGGAGGTGACCTGTGTCATGGGCACGAACGGGGTGGGCAAGACCTCCCTTCTGAAGGCGATTTCCGGTACGCATCCGCGCTCGGGCGGGACGATGACGCTCGACGGCGAGGACGTGGGGCGCGTGCCGGCCCATGAGCTTGCCAAGAAGGGCCTCGCGGTCGTGCCGCAGGGGCGGATGATCTTCCCGCTTCTGACGGTGAAGGAGAATCTCGAGAGCGGCTTCGCCTGTCTGCCGAAATCGGAGCATGTCATTCCCGATGAGATCTTCGAGCTTTTCCCCATCCTCAAGCAGTTCATGCACCGGCGCGGCGGCGATCTGTCCGGCGGACAGCAGCAGCAGCTCGCCATCGCGCGCGCGCTGATCATCAAGCCGAAACTCCTTCTGCTCGACGAGCCCACCGAAGGCATCCAGCCCAATATCATCCAGCAGATCGGGCGCGTGATCTCGCTTTTGCGGGACCGCGGCGACATGGCGATCGTGCTCGTGGAACAGTATTTCGAATTCGCCTACGATCTCGCGGATCAGCTCGTCTTCATGGAGCGCGGTCGCGTGACCTCGCGCCATGCGAAATCGGAGATCACGAAGGAGGAGGCGGCACGCGTCTTCCGCATCGCCTGA
- the urtD gene encoding urea ABC transporter ATP-binding protein UrtD, with the protein MSQLLEVSGISVSFDGFKAINNLSFSIGQAELRAIIGPNGAGKTTFMDIVTGKTKPDEGAVLWGEMSRNLIGMNEARIARIGIGRKFQRPTVFEDQTVFENLLMAVKNDRNPLAVLFFKPKPPDLAKVEDLAAEIGLSDHLARKSGELSHGQKQWLEIGMLLAQDPKLLLVDEPAAGMTLGEREHTTDILKEAAKTRAVVVVEHDMEFVRRLECKVTVLHEGAVLAEGSLDHVTQNQDVIDVYLGR; encoded by the coding sequence ATGAGTCAGCTTCTCGAGGTGTCCGGCATTTCCGTCAGCTTCGACGGGTTCAAGGCCATCAACAACCTGTCCTTCTCCATCGGCCAGGCCGAGCTGCGTGCGATCATCGGGCCGAACGGGGCGGGCAAGACGACCTTCATGGACATCGTGACCGGAAAGACGAAACCCGACGAGGGCGCGGTGCTCTGGGGCGAGATGTCGCGCAACCTGATCGGCATGAACGAGGCGAGGATCGCGCGCATCGGCATCGGGCGCAAGTTCCAGCGCCCGACGGTCTTCGAGGATCAGACGGTGTTCGAGAACCTTCTGATGGCGGTGAAGAACGACCGCAATCCTCTCGCCGTGCTGTTCTTCAAGCCGAAGCCGCCCGATCTCGCGAAGGTCGAGGACCTGGCCGCCGAGATCGGCCTGTCGGATCATCTCGCGCGCAAGTCGGGCGAGTTGAGCCACGGTCAGAAACAATGGCTGGAGATCGGCATGCTGCTCGCGCAGGACCCGAAATTGTTGCTTGTCGATGAGCCGGCCGCGGGGATGACCCTCGGCGAGCGCGAGCATACGACGGATATCCTGAAGGAGGCGGCAAAGACGCGCGCCGTGGTGGTGGTCGAACACGACATGGAATTCGTGCGGCGGCTCGAGTGCAAGGTGACGGTGCTGCACGAGGGAGCGGTTCTGGCGGAGGGCTCCCTCGACCATGTGACGCAAAACCAGGACGTGATCGACGTCTATCTCGGGCGCTGA
- a CDS encoding sugar ABC transporter permease, whose product MSDIGPPRGSGPLARTEARLAWGLLAPTLIAVSLVVILPLLAVFWISVKPVSLADLRAPEPVVREDLRGRPEAAGDEAVLRYRLRNSSPRSEITGVTLRDRWPEGLTLAGDLDPRCTLGGEELSCDLGTWEGGYRETLEIPVTVDQGFLDAERDVDEDPVAVNGSASSVLTDTTFTLANFRAVFDGGQFWQVLGATLFYTVFGTIGALVMGLFAALLLNHSFRGQGILRGLYLFPYVAPVIAVAFTWIILFDPFSGSANALLVQMGVTDQAINFFGARPLALVMVTLFEIWRYFPLSFLFILARMQSIPTDMYEAAEMDGASPFQQFRYLSMPQLLGILSVLFLLRFIWTFNKFDDIFLLTGGNAGTRVLTVSVYEQAFALSNIGAGAAVAVVIFGFLLLFSIVFFGIISREEGL is encoded by the coding sequence ATGTCGGATATCGGACCGCCACGCGGCTCTGGCCCGCTCGCCCGCACCGAGGCGCGGCTCGCCTGGGGCCTGCTCGCCCCCACGCTCATCGCGGTCTCGCTCGTGGTGATCCTGCCGCTCCTGGCGGTGTTCTGGATCTCGGTGAAACCCGTGTCGCTGGCCGATCTTCGCGCGCCCGAGCCCGTGGTGCGCGAGGACCTGCGCGGCCGGCCGGAGGCGGCGGGCGACGAGGCGGTGCTGCGCTACCGCTTGCGGAATTCCTCGCCTAGGTCGGAAATCACCGGCGTCACCCTGCGCGACCGGTGGCCGGAGGGGCTGACGCTCGCCGGGGATCTCGACCCGAGATGCACCCTCGGGGGTGAGGAGTTGTCCTGCGATCTCGGCACATGGGAGGGCGGCTATCGCGAGACGCTCGAGATCCCGGTGACGGTGGATCAGGGCTTTCTCGATGCGGAGCGGGACGTCGACGAGGATCCGGTCGCCGTGAACGGGAGTGCCTCCTCGGTGCTCACCGACACGACCTTCACCCTCGCCAATTTCCGCGCGGTGTTCGACGGCGGGCAGTTCTGGCAGGTCCTGGGAGCGACGCTGTTCTACACGGTCTTCGGCACGATCGGCGCGCTCGTCATGGGGCTGTTCGCCGCCTTGCTGCTGAACCATTCCTTTCGCGGGCAGGGCATACTGCGCGGTCTCTACCTGTTTCCCTATGTCGCCCCGGTGATCGCGGTCGCCTTCACCTGGATCATCCTCTTCGATCCCTTCTCCGGCTCGGCCAATGCGCTGCTGGTGCAGATGGGGGTGACGGATCAGGCGATCAATTTCTTCGGCGCCCGTCCGCTCGCGCTCGTGATGGTGACGCTGTTCGAGATCTGGCGCTATTTCCCGCTGTCCTTCCTCTTCATCCTTGCGCGGATGCAGTCGATCCCGACGGACATGTACGAGGCGGCGGAGATGGACGGGGCCTCGCCATTCCAGCAGTTTCGCTACCTCTCCATGCCGCAGCTTCTGGGCATCCTGTCGGTCCTGTTCCTGCTGCGCTTCATCTGGACCTTCAACAAGTTCGACGACATCTTCCTGCTGACGGGCGGGAATGCGGGAACGCGGGTGCTGACGGTGAGCGTCTACGAACAGGCCTTCGCCCTGTCGAACATCGGCGCGGGGGCGGCGGTCGCGGTGGTGATCTTCGGCTTCCTGCTGCTGTTCTCGATCGTCTTCTTCGGCATAATTTCGCGGGAGGAAGGGCTATGA